Proteins encoded together in one Mugil cephalus isolate CIBA_MC_2020 chromosome 16, CIBA_Mcephalus_1.1, whole genome shotgun sequence window:
- the tdrd1 gene encoding tudor domain-containing protein 1 isoform X1 → MNGISVNMVQPNLPLRKPSSSPMTPPPRQTIMPGATPVRPSSGAFGDAPVCLPGSRETSGQLLGSPLQTVCLCNFCGKKGTLRCKRCKKMLYCSVACQTEDWKAHRHVCKLFYPEDKAKESPPASPVAGDRAIVLEVDDHSSTNQRVFLKDLRSPKVIHGSDIQASVVEFYSPARFYVIAQSPELLEALQSITTELQKTYSRPSVTTYVPCVGEVCMVQFSCDLKWYRGLVQTLSADQKTAHILYIDFGNEENVPVERIKPLSADIQPFSPCAMECRIAGVVPVVDSWSGECCIALRQLLAGKIVTVKLLETVEDGRVHLVDILLSMGKHLSTFLIEQHYAMKETVNLIPTRQDIKALVSASLENFRSLSDGKDKNIWAQPPEPMTQAVGDRVLVVVTHLQSPDELVVQKVKNAGVIQDLQLKLREHCAQVEAPQNFRPAPGTVCCAQFSEDRQWYRAKILAYSSGERVCVGYLDFGNSEEVDLGHLRPISASLLALPMQAMPCVLAGVQPVGESWSKDCLLALQRRVSNRILQIEIQGAHGGKASVAMIDEASDPQANIAELLISAGYAAPAPVTCGDHQGDETPATSESQVSLQSRQPLVWSSVELPLGNQTVALLASVVENPGEFYCCTNNPGDEQRLTDLGAQLKEHCQADASAFVPKVGEPCCAMFPGDGTWYRAVVKGVHEDGVAVNFVDYGYNVKVQQSQLRSITPRLLALPFQAIRCWLKGVEPAGSEWSSEALLWFQTLVAGETLYARVFSVTERGYGVELESRGQNVAAALISEHLAKVPGEFAKEAHAKTSGAKQQEAAKENRHSQLNVGASDYTEAGSKEMPVDGQTVVPAEALCFPVDWTTGELPLNEVFQPYVAAVISPSLFYLLDPTRVDQKRLQEVKTELASYCTNNQATLSSAGGSRPAPGAACCAQFYADDDWYRAVVLGVDENEVSVIYADYGNREKVPFSRVLPIPAHLLQVPLQITRCALIGREHFPAEWPAEVQELFQTLMSSGVLATVHSFDGSYNVLSVSLPIESGGGHLTSMILDALQAESNPPPPPTTTTTPQKTDTTGSSTSIGTTPAPENKTGPLVTAGSIRASEKITCQSSATENPVKRIVEEMEPRCHNTSDAAAPQGSGRCCCLSEMKTKIDHLEQLMQLQLSVIKQLVGQTE, encoded by the exons ATGAACGGTATTTCTGTAAACATGGTTCAACCCAACCTGCCCTTGAGGAAACCTTCATCGAGCCCCATGACGCCTCCTCCCAGACAGACCATCATGCCCGGTGCAACACCTGTGCGCCCCTCCTCAGGCGCCTTTGGAGACG CTCCGGTGTGTTTACCAGGCAGcagggaaacatctgga CAGTTGTTGGGATCTCCGCTGCAGACCGTGTGCCTCTGCAACTTCTGTGGCAAGAAGG GGACTTTACGATGCAAGCGCTGCAAGAAGATGCTGTACTGCTCTGTGGCGTGTCAGACCGAAGACTGGAAGGCGCACAGACACGTGTGCAAGTTATTTTATCCAGA AGATAAAGCGAAGGAAAGTCCACCGGCTTCGCCAGTTGCAGGAGACAGAGCCATCGTCTTAGAGGTG gATGACCATTCatccacaaaccagagggtgTTCTTGAAGGACTTGCGCAGCCCTAAAGTTATTCATGGATCAGACATCCAG gcGTCTGTTGTAGAGTTCTACAGCCCTGCCAGGTTTTACGTCATTGCTCAGAGCCCGGAGTTGCTGGAAGCTCTGCAGAGCATCACCACAGAGCTTCAGAAAACTTACAGCCGCCCCTCAGTGACGACTTATGTGCCTTGTGTTGGGGAGGTTTGCATGGTTCAGTTTTCCTGTGATCTG AAATGGTACCGAGGCCTCGTTCAGACTTTGTCTGCCGACCAGAAGACGGCTCATATTCTTTACATCGACTTTGGAAATGAAGAGAACGTCCCGGTGGAAAGGATCAAACCCCTGTCTGCTGACATCCAGCCGTTTAGCCCATGT GCGATGGAGTGCCGGATCGCCGGGGTGGTGCCAGTTGTTGACAGCTGGTCAGGCGAGTGCTGTATCGCTTTGAGGCAGCTGCTGGCTGGAAAGATTGTGACTGTTAAGCTGTTGGAAACAGTAGAGGACGGTCGCGTCCACCTCGTGGATATTCTGCTTTCCATGG gAAAACACTTGAGCACATTCCTCATTGAGCAACACTATGCAATGAAGGAAACTGTCAACTTAATACCAACTAGGCAAGATATAA AAGCCCTGGTGAGCGCCTCCTTAGAAAACTTCCGGAGTCTCTCCGACGGGAAAGATAAGAACATCTGGGCTCAGCCACCGGAGCCAATGACACAGGCGGTGGGCGACCGCGTCCTCGTCGTCGTCACCCACTTGCAGTCGCCCGACGAACTTGTGGTGCAGAAGGTGAAGAACGCCG gAGTGATTCAAGATCTGCAGCTGAAGCTGAGGGAGCACTGCGCTCAGGTTGAAGCCCCACAGAACTTCAGACCAGCTCCTGGCACAGTTTGTTGCGCCCAGTTTTCAG AGGACAGACAGTGGTACAGGGCGAAAATACTGGCCTACTCGTCAGGGGAACGCGTTTGCGTCGGCTACCTTGATTTTGGCAACTCTGAGGAGGTGGATTTAGGTCACCTGCGACCTATCAGCGCTTCACTACTGGCCCTCCCAATGCAGGCTATGCCGTGTGTTCTAGCAG GTGTGCAGCCCGTCGGAGAGAGCTGGTCGAAGGACTGCCTTTTGGCCCTGCAGCGGAGGGTGTCCAACCGAATACTGCAAATAGAGATCCAGGGAGCTCATGGGGGCAAGGCTTCGGTGGCCATGATTGATGAGGCCAGCGATCCTCAGGCCAACATAGCGGAGCTGCTTATCTCTGCTGGTTACGCTGCACCTGCTCCTGTTACCTGCGGTGACCATCAGGGTGACGAGACACCTGCTACTTCAGAGTCACAGG tgtCTCTCCAGTCGCGTCAGCCTCTGGTTTGGTCTAGTGTGGAGCTTCCCCTTGGCAACCAGACAGTGGCGCTACTAGCCAGTGTGGTGGAGAACCCCGGAGAGTTTTACTGCTGCACCAATAACCCTGGAG atgaGCAGCGGCTGACTGACCTGGGGGCTCAGCTCAAGGAGCACTGCCAGGCTGATGCCTCAGCCTTCGTGCCCAAGGTGGGGGAGCCCTGCTGTGCCATGTTTCCAG GTGACGGGACATGGTATCGAGCTGTGGTGAAGGGAGTCCATGAAGACGGAGTAGCTGTGAACTTTGTGGACTACGGTTACAACGTGAAGGTGCAGCAGAGCCAGCTTCGCTCCATCACACCCCGACTCCTGGCGCTGCCCTTCCAGGCAATCCGCTGCTGGCTCAAAG GTGTGGAGCCCGCGGGGTCCGAGTGGAGCAGCGAAGCCCTGCTGTGGTTCCAGACCCTGGTGGCCGGCGAGACGCTCTACGCACGCGTGTTTTCCGTCACCGAGCGCGGCTACGGCGTGGAGCTGGAGAGCAGAGGGCAGAATGTGGCAGCTGCTCTGATTTCTGAGCATCTAGCCAAAGTTCCTGGAGAGTTTGCCAAAGAGGCGCATGCAAAGACCTCCGGAGCCAAACAACAAGAGGCTGCGAAAGAAAACCGGCACAGCCAATTAAACGTTGGAGCCTCCGATTACACCGAAGCCGGTTCCAAAGAGATGCCGGTTGACGGGCAGACTGTAGTGCCAGCAGAAG CTCTGTGTTTCCCAGTGGACTGGACGACGGGCGAGCTGCCTCTCAACGAGGTGTTTCAGCCTTATGTTGCAGCCGTCATCAGTCCTTCCCTCTTCTACCTGCTTGACCCAACGCGAG TGGATCAGAAAAGGCTCCAGGAGGTGAAGACAGAGCTGGCTTCCTACTGCACGAACAACCAGGCCACGTTATCCTCAGCTGGAGGCAGCAGACCTGCTCCTGGAGCTGCTTGTTGTGCTCAGTTCTATG caGACGATGACTGGTACCGTGCAGTCGTCCTGGGGGTCGATGAGAATGAAGTGAGCGTCATCTACGCGGATTACGGAAACCGTGAGAAGGTGCCGTTCTCCAGAGTCCTGCCCATTCCCGCCCACCTGCTGCAGGTTCCCCTTCAGATCACTCGGTGTGCCCTCATTG GCAGGGAGCACTTCCCGGCGGAGTGGCCGGCAGAAGTGCAGGAGCTTTTTCAGACCCTGATGTCGAGCGGCGTCCTCGCCACCGTTCACTCTTTCGATGGCTCCTATAACgtgctttctgtctctctgcccaTCGAGAGTGGGGGTGGACACCTCACTTCTATGATATTAGATGCATTACAGGCCGAGAgtaaccctcctcctcctcccaccaccaccaccaccccccagaAGACTGAcacaacaggaagcagcacaTCTATCGGCACAACACCAGCTCCTGAGAATAAAACTGGGCCGCTTGTTACAGCCGGGTCCATCAGGGCCTCAGAGAAAATcacctgtcaatcatcagcCACCG aaaacccAGTGAAGAGGATCGTTGAAGAAATGGAGCCACGGTGCCACAATACTTCAGACGCCGCTG CTCCTCAGGGCTCGGGACGCTGCTGCTGTCTGAGCGAAATGAAGACCAAG ATTGATCATCTTGAACAgctgatgcagctgcagctttctgTCATCAAGCAGCTCGTCGGACAGACAGAATAA
- the vwa2 gene encoding von Willebrand factor A domain-containing protein 2, with translation MLPDIRLPLLTLLLLQVQEGASVQEIHTSHDNILKINSAGEMMQCSAAVDVLFLMDGSYSVGKGSFERSKHYAIKLCQALDVGPDKVRVGVIQFGSTPRLEFSLDSCSTKQELKKRMKKVSYRGGGTQTGLALKYVLRKGFPGGRNSSGVAHIAILLSDGKSQGNVVQAAAQLKEAGVVLFAVGLRYPKWEELHAVASEPTESHVFFAEHFHDAVNGLYTTLSTFSVCGATPPGCQVESFPCERKTLETVKELQGNFMCWKGSKGYSPYTSLCPYYRYNKVYKRHLTVCHRTICPDPCDSQPCLNGGTCVSEGAESYRCVCPPGYGEDPHCAAALSLDCSVDLLFLLEGSTTLSLEGFLRLKSFLKRFLQTVIGSDSPSKVGLAVFGGETRVEAQVGKFRGNLRGLLKAVDALQQVGGETLTGQALRYVTRHGFVSAPVYADVTDDLPRVVVLLTATPAADEVVEPSKYARDREIFLIGVGPDGLKGQLNNITGNPQRTLTYTSPDRLTAKIPELKAKICSVDTQGCLGQAVDLVFALDASGAVGRDNFGTLQDFVRSITVQFDINRDVAQVALVTYSRRATTVFSLDTHETGSAILKAVGEADYAGGVASTGAALLHVHSSVLTVANGARPGVNKAVVVVTDGSGGDDAVVPAQRLRDNGVSVFVIGIGDVQQDRLMQIAGSEEHMISVPSYEDLKYFEDVLVQMLCSEVKKPVNLCKPNPCMNDGVCIMSGGSFRCQCQGYEGPHCETRSGRGSSRGDLPRPAGLRKKSRQRKSHQELLHHYKQHRRRHAPNHTSFTQKHI, from the exons ATGCTCCCTGATATCCGCCTCCCCCTCTTAACTCTCCTGCTTCTTCAAG TTCAGGAGGGCGCCTCCGTGCAGGAGATCCACACCAGCCATGACAACATTTTAAAGATCAACTCAGCGGGAGAAA TGATGCAGTGCTCTGCAGCCGTGGACGTCCTCTTCCTCATGGACGGCTCCTACAGCGTTGGGAAGGGCAGCTTTGAGAGGTCCAAACACTACGCCATCAAACTCTGTCAGGCTCTAGACGTCGGACCGGataag GTGCGAGTCGGCGTCATTCAGTTCGGCTCCACTCCCCGGCTGGAGTTTTCCCTGGACTCGTGCTCCACCAAACAAGAGCTGAAGAAACGCATGAAGAAGGTTTCCTACAG GGGGGGCGGCACCCAGACGGGCCTGGCTCTTAAATACGTCCTGAGGAAGGGTTTCCCGGGCGGCCGCAACTCGTCCGGCGTGGCGCACATCGCCATCCTTCTGTCGGACGGGAAGTCTCAGGGCAACGTGGTGCAGGCGGCCGCCCAGCTCAAAGAGGCCGGCGTCGTCCTGTTCGCCGTGGGCCTGCGCTACCCCAA GTGGGAGGAGCTGCACGCCGTGGCCAGCGAGCCGACGGAGAGCCACGTCTTCTTCGCCGAGCATTTCCACGACGCCGTCAACGGCCTGTACACCACGCTGAGCACCTTCTCCGTCTGCGGGGCCACACCCCCAG GCTGTCAGGTGGAGTCGTTCCCGTGTGAGAGGAAGACGCTGGAGACGGTGAAAGAGCTGCAGGGGAATTTCATGTGTTGGAAAGGCTCCAAAGGGTATTCCCCCTACACGTCTCTGTGTCCCTACTACAG GTACAACAAGGTTTACAAGCGCCACTTGACCGTCTGCCACAGGACCATCTGTCCGG ATCCCTGTGACTCTCAGCCGTGTCTGAACGGAGGAACCTGCGTATCAGAAGGTGCAGAGAGCTACCGCTGCGTATGTCCGCCCGGCTATGGAGAAGACCCACACTGTG CCGCGGCCTTGTCTCTGGACTGCTCTGTGGACCTGCTCTTCCTGCTGGAGGGCTCGACCACGCTGAGCTTGGAAGGCTTCCTCCGACTCAAGTCCTTCTTGAAGCGCTTCCTGCAGACCGTCATCGGCTCCGACAGCCCCAGCAAAGTCGGGCTAGCCGTGTTCGGAGGCGAGACGCGAGTCGAGGCCCAGGTTGGGAAGTTCAGAGGGAACCTGAGGGGTCTTCTGAAGGCCGTGGACGCCCTGCAGCAGGTCGGCGGCGAGACCCTGACGGGCCAGGCCCTCCGCTACGTCACCCGCCACGGCTTTGTGAGCGCGCCGGTCTACGCCGACGTCACGGACGACCTCCCCCGCGTGGTGGTGCTGCTCACTGCCACCCCGGCCGCCGACGAGGTGGTGGAGCCGTCCAAGTACGCACGGGATAGAGAGATCTTCCTCATAGGAGTGGGACCGGACGGCTTGAAGGGGCAGCTGAATAACATCACAGGAAACCCCCAGAGGACGCTCACCTACACGTCACCGGACAGACTCACTGCCAAGATCCCGGAGCTCAAGGCCAAGATCTGCAGCGTGGATACGCAAG gtTGCCTGGGTCAGGCTGTAGACCTGGTGTTCGCCCTGGACGCCTCAGGCGCCGTCGGCCGCGACAACTTTGGCACCCTGCAGGACTTCGTGCGCAGCATCACCGTCCAGTTCGACATCAACCGCGACGTGGCCCAAGTGGCCCTCGTGACCTACAGCCGGCGAGCCACCACCGTCTTCAGCCTGGACACCCACGAGACGGGCTCCGCCATCCTCAAGGCCGTGGGCGAGGCCGACTACGCGGGCGGGGTGGCGTCGACCGGCGCCGCTCTGCTCCACGTCCACTCCAGCGTCCTGACGGTGGCGAACGGCGCGCGGCCCGGGGTCAACAAGgccgtggtggtggtgacggACGGCTCGGGCGGGGACGACGCCGTGGTGCCGGCTCAGAGGCTCAGAGACAACGGGGTCTCGGTCTTTGTGATCGGCATCGGAGACGTGCAGCAGGACAGGCTGATGCAGATCGCCGGTTCGGAGGAGCACATGATCTCGGTGCCGTCCTACGAGGACCTCAAGTACTTTGAGGATGTTCTGGTGCAGATGCTGTGTTCAG AGGTGAAGAAGCCGGTAAACCTGTGCAAACCCAACCCATGTATGAATGACGGCGTCTGCATCATGTCAGGAGGGAGCTTCCGCTGCCAGTGCCAAGGCTACGAGGGACCTCACTGTGAAACGA GAAGCGGCAGGGGGTCGTCCAGAGGGGACCTCCCGAGACCCGCCGgtctgaggaagaagagcagacagaggaagagcCACCAGGAGCTGCTGCATCACTACAAACAGCACCGCCGGAGACACGCCCCCAACCACACGAGTTTCACACAGAAACATATATGA
- the tdrd1 gene encoding tudor domain-containing protein 1 isoform X2 — MNGISVNMVQPNLPLRKPSSSPMTPPPRQTIMPGATPVRPSSGAFGDAPVCLPGSRETSGQLLGSPLQTVCLCNFCGKKGTLRCKRCKKMLYCSVACQTEDWKAHRHVCKLFYPEDKAKESPPASPVAGDRAIVLEVDDHSSTNQRVFLKDLRSPKVIHGSDIQASVVEFYSPARFYVIAQSPELLEALQSITTELQKTYSRPSVTTYVPCVGEVCMVQFSCDLKWYRGLVQTLSADQKTAHILYIDFGNEENVPVERIKPLSADIQPFSPCAMECRIAGVVPVVDSWSGECCIALRQLLAGKIVTVKLLETVEDGRVHLVDILLSMGKHLSTFLIEQHYAMKETVNLIPTRQDIKALVSASLENFRSLSDGKDKNIWAQPPEPMTQAVGDRVLVVVTHLQSPDELVVQKVKNAGVIQDLQLKLREHCAQVEAPQNFRPAPGTVCCAQFSEDRQWYRAKILAYSSGERVCVGYLDFGNSEEVDLGHLRPISASLLALPMQAMPCVLAGVQPVGESWSKDCLLALQRRVSNRILQIEIQGAHGGKASVAMIDEASDPQANIAELLISAGYAAPAPVTCGDHQGDETPATSESQVSLQSRQPLVWSSVELPLGNQTVALLASVVENPGEFYCCTNNPGDEQRLTDLGAQLKEHCQADASAFVPKVGEPCCAMFPGDGTWYRAVVKGVHEDGVAVNFVDYGYNVKVQQSQLRSITPRLLALPFQAIRCWLKGVEPAGSEWSSEALLWFQTLVAGETLYARVFSVTERGYGVELESRGQNVAAALISEHLAKVPGEFAKEAHAKTSGAKQQEAAKENRHSQLNVGASDYTEAGSKEMPVDGQTVVPAEALCFPVDWTTGELPLNEVFQPYVAAVISPSLFYLLDPTRVDQKRLQEVKTELASYCTNNQATLSSAGGSRPAPGAACCAQFYDDDWYRAVVLGVDENEVSVIYADYGNREKVPFSRVLPIPAHLLQVPLQITRCALIGREHFPAEWPAEVQELFQTLMSSGVLATVHSFDGSYNVLSVSLPIESGGGHLTSMILDALQAESNPPPPPTTTTTPQKTDTTGSSTSIGTTPAPENKTGPLVTAGSIRASEKITCQSSATENPVKRIVEEMEPRCHNTSDAAAPQGSGRCCCLSEMKTKIDHLEQLMQLQLSVIKQLVGQTE; from the exons ATGAACGGTATTTCTGTAAACATGGTTCAACCCAACCTGCCCTTGAGGAAACCTTCATCGAGCCCCATGACGCCTCCTCCCAGACAGACCATCATGCCCGGTGCAACACCTGTGCGCCCCTCCTCAGGCGCCTTTGGAGACG CTCCGGTGTGTTTACCAGGCAGcagggaaacatctgga CAGTTGTTGGGATCTCCGCTGCAGACCGTGTGCCTCTGCAACTTCTGTGGCAAGAAGG GGACTTTACGATGCAAGCGCTGCAAGAAGATGCTGTACTGCTCTGTGGCGTGTCAGACCGAAGACTGGAAGGCGCACAGACACGTGTGCAAGTTATTTTATCCAGA AGATAAAGCGAAGGAAAGTCCACCGGCTTCGCCAGTTGCAGGAGACAGAGCCATCGTCTTAGAGGTG gATGACCATTCatccacaaaccagagggtgTTCTTGAAGGACTTGCGCAGCCCTAAAGTTATTCATGGATCAGACATCCAG gcGTCTGTTGTAGAGTTCTACAGCCCTGCCAGGTTTTACGTCATTGCTCAGAGCCCGGAGTTGCTGGAAGCTCTGCAGAGCATCACCACAGAGCTTCAGAAAACTTACAGCCGCCCCTCAGTGACGACTTATGTGCCTTGTGTTGGGGAGGTTTGCATGGTTCAGTTTTCCTGTGATCTG AAATGGTACCGAGGCCTCGTTCAGACTTTGTCTGCCGACCAGAAGACGGCTCATATTCTTTACATCGACTTTGGAAATGAAGAGAACGTCCCGGTGGAAAGGATCAAACCCCTGTCTGCTGACATCCAGCCGTTTAGCCCATGT GCGATGGAGTGCCGGATCGCCGGGGTGGTGCCAGTTGTTGACAGCTGGTCAGGCGAGTGCTGTATCGCTTTGAGGCAGCTGCTGGCTGGAAAGATTGTGACTGTTAAGCTGTTGGAAACAGTAGAGGACGGTCGCGTCCACCTCGTGGATATTCTGCTTTCCATGG gAAAACACTTGAGCACATTCCTCATTGAGCAACACTATGCAATGAAGGAAACTGTCAACTTAATACCAACTAGGCAAGATATAA AAGCCCTGGTGAGCGCCTCCTTAGAAAACTTCCGGAGTCTCTCCGACGGGAAAGATAAGAACATCTGGGCTCAGCCACCGGAGCCAATGACACAGGCGGTGGGCGACCGCGTCCTCGTCGTCGTCACCCACTTGCAGTCGCCCGACGAACTTGTGGTGCAGAAGGTGAAGAACGCCG gAGTGATTCAAGATCTGCAGCTGAAGCTGAGGGAGCACTGCGCTCAGGTTGAAGCCCCACAGAACTTCAGACCAGCTCCTGGCACAGTTTGTTGCGCCCAGTTTTCAG AGGACAGACAGTGGTACAGGGCGAAAATACTGGCCTACTCGTCAGGGGAACGCGTTTGCGTCGGCTACCTTGATTTTGGCAACTCTGAGGAGGTGGATTTAGGTCACCTGCGACCTATCAGCGCTTCACTACTGGCCCTCCCAATGCAGGCTATGCCGTGTGTTCTAGCAG GTGTGCAGCCCGTCGGAGAGAGCTGGTCGAAGGACTGCCTTTTGGCCCTGCAGCGGAGGGTGTCCAACCGAATACTGCAAATAGAGATCCAGGGAGCTCATGGGGGCAAGGCTTCGGTGGCCATGATTGATGAGGCCAGCGATCCTCAGGCCAACATAGCGGAGCTGCTTATCTCTGCTGGTTACGCTGCACCTGCTCCTGTTACCTGCGGTGACCATCAGGGTGACGAGACACCTGCTACTTCAGAGTCACAGG tgtCTCTCCAGTCGCGTCAGCCTCTGGTTTGGTCTAGTGTGGAGCTTCCCCTTGGCAACCAGACAGTGGCGCTACTAGCCAGTGTGGTGGAGAACCCCGGAGAGTTTTACTGCTGCACCAATAACCCTGGAG atgaGCAGCGGCTGACTGACCTGGGGGCTCAGCTCAAGGAGCACTGCCAGGCTGATGCCTCAGCCTTCGTGCCCAAGGTGGGGGAGCCCTGCTGTGCCATGTTTCCAG GTGACGGGACATGGTATCGAGCTGTGGTGAAGGGAGTCCATGAAGACGGAGTAGCTGTGAACTTTGTGGACTACGGTTACAACGTGAAGGTGCAGCAGAGCCAGCTTCGCTCCATCACACCCCGACTCCTGGCGCTGCCCTTCCAGGCAATCCGCTGCTGGCTCAAAG GTGTGGAGCCCGCGGGGTCCGAGTGGAGCAGCGAAGCCCTGCTGTGGTTCCAGACCCTGGTGGCCGGCGAGACGCTCTACGCACGCGTGTTTTCCGTCACCGAGCGCGGCTACGGCGTGGAGCTGGAGAGCAGAGGGCAGAATGTGGCAGCTGCTCTGATTTCTGAGCATCTAGCCAAAGTTCCTGGAGAGTTTGCCAAAGAGGCGCATGCAAAGACCTCCGGAGCCAAACAACAAGAGGCTGCGAAAGAAAACCGGCACAGCCAATTAAACGTTGGAGCCTCCGATTACACCGAAGCCGGTTCCAAAGAGATGCCGGTTGACGGGCAGACTGTAGTGCCAGCAGAAG CTCTGTGTTTCCCAGTGGACTGGACGACGGGCGAGCTGCCTCTCAACGAGGTGTTTCAGCCTTATGTTGCAGCCGTCATCAGTCCTTCCCTCTTCTACCTGCTTGACCCAACGCGAG TGGATCAGAAAAGGCTCCAGGAGGTGAAGACAGAGCTGGCTTCCTACTGCACGAACAACCAGGCCACGTTATCCTCAGCTGGAGGCAGCAGACCTGCTCCTGGAGCTGCTTGTTGTGCTCAGTTCTATG ACGATGACTGGTACCGTGCAGTCGTCCTGGGGGTCGATGAGAATGAAGTGAGCGTCATCTACGCGGATTACGGAAACCGTGAGAAGGTGCCGTTCTCCAGAGTCCTGCCCATTCCCGCCCACCTGCTGCAGGTTCCCCTTCAGATCACTCGGTGTGCCCTCATTG GCAGGGAGCACTTCCCGGCGGAGTGGCCGGCAGAAGTGCAGGAGCTTTTTCAGACCCTGATGTCGAGCGGCGTCCTCGCCACCGTTCACTCTTTCGATGGCTCCTATAACgtgctttctgtctctctgcccaTCGAGAGTGGGGGTGGACACCTCACTTCTATGATATTAGATGCATTACAGGCCGAGAgtaaccctcctcctcctcccaccaccaccaccaccccccagaAGACTGAcacaacaggaagcagcacaTCTATCGGCACAACACCAGCTCCTGAGAATAAAACTGGGCCGCTTGTTACAGCCGGGTCCATCAGGGCCTCAGAGAAAATcacctgtcaatcatcagcCACCG aaaacccAGTGAAGAGGATCGTTGAAGAAATGGAGCCACGGTGCCACAATACTTCAGACGCCGCTG CTCCTCAGGGCTCGGGACGCTGCTGCTGTCTGAGCGAAATGAAGACCAAG ATTGATCATCTTGAACAgctgatgcagctgcagctttctgTCATCAAGCAGCTCGTCGGACAGACAGAATAA